From the genome of Lotus japonicus ecotype B-129 chromosome 6, LjGifu_v1.2, one region includes:
- the LOC130726765 gene encoding isoleucine N-monooxygenase 2-like — protein sequence MKPFLNVYQVLWSLIILIMLASFTPLFKSLKHSHNKKPRLPPGPTPWPIVGNLPQMLANKSAFRYIQQVMNDLNTEIACIRLGNIHVIPVSSPEIAREFLIKQDSVFASRPLNWSSAHVSHGYLTTALVPFGEQWKKMKKVITNDLLSPLRHQWLHDKRVQEADNLVSFVYNQCRNGGGLVNVRVAAQHYSGNVIRKLVFNRRFFGEGREDGGPGVEEVEHVEALFTMLKYLFAFSISDYMACFRGLDLDGHKGNIKKACEVVRKYHDPIIEDRIEKWKNEKNTDQEGLLDVLISLKGAHNNPLLTVEEIRSQIMEIMIATVDNPTNALEWGLAELINQTELLRKATEELDNVVGRGRLVQESDFPKLNYVKACAREAFRLHPITDFNIPHVSMADTVVANYLIPKGSHVLIRRQGIGHNPRVWEEPLKFKPERHLESDGSNLVLTEPSLKLITFSTGRRGCPGLMLGTSMTLMLFARLLHGFTWSVPPNQSRIDLSESDGDTTKAKPLVAFAEPRLLAEAYHVY from the exons ATGAAACCTTTTCTTAATGTCTATCAAGTACTTTGGAGCCTCATCATACTGATCATGCTAGCTAGCTTTACACCCCTATTCAAATCCCTGAAACATAGTCACAACAAAAAACCAAGACTCCCTCCTGGTCCCACACCTTGGCCTATAGTTGGCAATCTTCCACAAATGCTAGCAAACAAGTCTGCATTCAGATACATACAACAAGTCATGAATGATCTCAACACTGAAATTGCATGCATCCGTTTGGGTAACATCCATGTCATCCCAGTGTCAAGTCCTGAAATTGCACGTGAGTTCTTGATAAAACAGGATTCTGTTTTTGCCTCAAGACCCTTGAACTGGTCCAGTGCGCATGTTTCACATGGATATCTAACCACAGCTCTTGTCCCCTTTGGAGAACagtggaagaaaatgaagaaagtgATCACCAATGACTTGCTTTCACCCCTCAGGCATCAATGGCTTCATGACAAGAGGGTCCAAGAAGCTGATAACCTTGTCAGTTTTGTGTACAACCAATGCAGAAATGGTGGTGGACTAGTGAATGTGAGAGTTGCTGCACAACATTATTCTGGGAATGTGATAAGGAAGTTGGTTTTCAATAGAAGGTTCTTTGGAGAGGGTAGGGAAGATGGAGGACCTGGTGTTGAGGAAGTAGAGCATGTAGAAGCACTTTTCACTATGCTGAAGTACCTCTTTGCCTTCTCTATTTCTGATTACATGGCATGCTTCAGGGGACTTGACTTGGATGGTCATAAAGGGAACATAAAGAAGGCTTGTGAGGTTGTGAGAAAATATCATGATCCAATTATTGAAGACAGAATTGAGAAATGGAAGAATGAGAAAAATACAGATCAAGAAGGCTTGCTAGATGTTCTCATTTCACTCAAAGGAGCTCACAACAATCCACTTTTGACTGTGGAGGAAATTCGGTCTCAAATTATG GAAATAATGATCGCAACAGTTGATAATCCAACAAATGCACTTGAATGGGGACTTGCAGAATTGATAAATCAGACTGAGCTACTACGAAAGGCCACTGAGGAATTGGACAATGTGGTAGGTAGAGGAAGGCTAGTGCAAGAATCAGATTTCCCAAAGCTCAACTATGTGAAGGCTTGTGCAAGAGAAGCTTTTCGTCTTCACCCCATTACAGATTTTAACATTCCCCATGTTTCAATGGCTGACACAGTTGTTGCTAATTACTTGATCCCAAAGGGTAGCCATGTGTTGATAAGGAGACAAGGAATTGGCCACAATCCAAGAGTTTGGGAGGAACCACTCAAGTTCAAACCAGAACGTCATCTTGAGAGTGATGGGTCTAATTTGGTTTTAACAGAGCCAAGCTTGAAGTTGATAACATTCAGCACTGGAAGACGTGGTTGTCCAGGACTCATGCTTGGAACTTCAATGACTCTTATGCTATTTGCAAGGTTGCTTCATGGCTTCACTTGGAGTGTGCCACCTAATCAGTCTAGAATTGATCTCTCTGAATCTGATGGAGATACCACCAAAGCTAAGCCTCTTGTGGCCTTTGCAGAGCCAAGGTTATTGGCAGAGGCTTATCATGTATATTAA